Proteins encoded by one window of Acinonyx jubatus isolate Ajub_Pintada_27869175 chromosome X, VMU_Ajub_asm_v1.0, whole genome shotgun sequence:
- the RBM3 gene encoding RNA-binding protein 3 isoform X2 → MSSEEGKLFVGGLNFNTDEQALEDHFSSFGPISEVVVVKDRETQRSRGFGFITFTNPEHASDAMRAMNGESLDGRQIRVDHAGKSARGARGGAFGAHGRGRGYSRGGGDQGYGSGRYDSRPGGYGYGYGYGYGRSRDYGGSQGGYDRYSGGNYRDNYDN, encoded by the exons ATGTCTTCTGAAGAAGGGAAGCTTTTCGTGGGAGGGCTCAATTTCAACACTGATGAGCAGGCTCTGGAAGACCACTTCAGCAGCTTCGGTCCTATTTCTGAAG tGGTCGTTGTCAAAGACCGGGAGACTCAGCGATCCCGGGGTTTTGGTTTCATCACCTTCACCAACCCAGAGCATGCCTCAGATGCCATGAGAGCCATGAATGGAGAG TCTCTGGATGGTCGCCAGATCCGTGTGGATCACGCGGGCAAGTCGGCCAGGGGAGCTAGAGGGGGTGCCTTTGGGGCCCATGGGCGTGGTCGCGGCTACTCTAGAG GTGGTGGGGACCAGGGCTATGGGAGTGGCAGATACGACAGTCGACCTGGAGGATATGggtatggatatggatatggatatggaagGTCCAGAGACTATGGTGGCAG CCAGGGCGGTTATGACCGCTACTCAGGAGGAAATTACAGAGACAATTATGACAACTGA
- the RBM3 gene encoding RNA-binding protein 3 isoform X1, with the protein MSSEEGKLFVGGLNFNTDEQALEDHFSSFGPISEVVVVKDRETQRSRGFGFITFTNPEHASDAMRAMNGESLDGRQIRVDHAGKSARGARGGAFGAHGRGRGYSRGGGDQGYGSGRYDSRPGGYGYGYGYGYGRSRDYGGRSQGGYDRYSGGNYRDNYDN; encoded by the exons ATGTCTTCTGAAGAAGGGAAGCTTTTCGTGGGAGGGCTCAATTTCAACACTGATGAGCAGGCTCTGGAAGACCACTTCAGCAGCTTCGGTCCTATTTCTGAAG tGGTCGTTGTCAAAGACCGGGAGACTCAGCGATCCCGGGGTTTTGGTTTCATCACCTTCACCAACCCAGAGCATGCCTCAGATGCCATGAGAGCCATGAATGGAGAG TCTCTGGATGGTCGCCAGATCCGTGTGGATCACGCGGGCAAGTCGGCCAGGGGAGCTAGAGGGGGTGCCTTTGGGGCCCATGGGCGTGGTCGCGGCTACTCTAGAG GTGGTGGGGACCAGGGCTATGGGAGTGGCAGATACGACAGTCGACCTGGAGGATATGggtatggatatggatatggatatggaagGTCCAGAGACTATGGTGGCAG AAGCCAGGGCGGTTATGACCGCTACTCAGGAGGAAATTACAGAGACAATTATGACAACTGA